Proteins encoded in a region of the Bacteroidales bacterium genome:
- a CDS encoding zinc metallopeptidase produces the protein MKWSGRRQSDNVEDRRGISGKGLAGIGGIGAIIIAVIAFFITKDPSQLINTLQQTTTQQEQLDPETKAKQDQLAQFIGVVLADTEDVWNTLFSSMGKTYEEPKLVLFTNAVQSACGYAQSATGPFYCSGDAKVYIDLGFLEELQEQLGAQGDFAQAYIIAHEVGHHVQNLLGTLDKVHSQSNTLSEEEYNAMTVRLELQADFLAGVWAHHAQKMKSILESGDIDEAVNAAGAVGDDRIQMQNQGYVVPDSFTHGTSEQRTRWFLLGFKTGDISKGDTFNARTL, from the coding sequence ATGAAATGGTCAGGCAGAAGACAAAGTGATAATGTCGAAGACCGCAGGGGAATCAGCGGCAAAGGCTTAGCCGGTATTGGCGGTATAGGTGCTATCATTATTGCAGTTATAGCATTTTTTATCACCAAAGACCCTTCGCAGCTTATCAACACTTTACAACAAACTACAACCCAGCAGGAACAGCTCGACCCGGAAACAAAAGCCAAACAGGATCAATTGGCTCAATTTATTGGTGTTGTTTTGGCTGACACAGAGGATGTCTGGAACACACTTTTTTCTTCAATGGGAAAAACCTATGAGGAACCCAAACTTGTTCTTTTCACCAATGCCGTACAATCGGCTTGCGGATATGCCCAATCGGCCACAGGCCCCTTTTATTGCTCGGGAGATGCCAAAGTATATATTGATTTGGGATTTCTTGAGGAACTACAGGAACAACTTGGTGCACAGGGTGATTTCGCCCAGGCTTACATCATTGCACATGAAGTAGGACACCATGTCCAGAACCTTCTGGGAACTCTCGATAAAGTGCATTCACAGAGCAACACACTCAGCGAAGAAGAATATAATGCTATGACTGTAAGGTTAGAACTTCAGGCCGATTTTCTTGCCGGGGTGTGGGCCCATCATGCACAAAAAATGAAATCGATACTTGAAAGCGGCGACATTGACGAAGCCGTGAATGCTGCCGGCGCCGTGGGAGATGACAGGATACAGATGCAAAACCAGGGTTATGTTGTTCCTGACTCCTTTACGCACGGTACTTCCGAACAACGCACCCGATGGTTTTTATTAGGTTTTAAAACGGGCGATATCAGCAAAGGCGACACTTTCAACGCAAGAACTTTATAA
- a CDS encoding ABC-F family ATP-binding cassette domain-containing protein, giving the protein MNYLSVETLTKTYGEKILFKDISFGVDKGQKVALIARNGTGKTTLLNILAGKEIPEDGKVIVRNDIRITYLEQNPDLDPNLSVINSLLNSDNEFIQAIKNYESILEEINIHNKSNSKDLELLTKQLEQTIQKMDGLSAWDFETRINEVLSRLKISNIKQNVGELSGGQRKRLALAKALIEDTDLMILDEPTNHLDIEMIEWLEEYLSKQNLSIILVTHDRYFLDNICDEIIELDSTNLFRYKGKYSYYLEKKAERMEIEKTELERARNLYRKELEWMRRMPQARTTKSKARIEAFSGLQQKASKRIETENLDLRITETRIGGKILEMHNVTKSFGDFLAVDDFTYTFKKGEHIGVCGKNGVGKTTLINMITGNLRQDKGKISIGQTVVFGYFSQEPIQLKEDRRVLDAVKDVAEYVKMGKNEMSASQFLNYFGFTHSVQYGYVSTLSGGERRRLQLLMVLIKNPNFLILDEPTNDLDIQTLNALEDFLIDFKGCLIIISHDRYFLDNLTDHLFVFEGGGRIKDFPGNYTEYALLKKKAAEKKKRIDKPKLNRVKPVIVEKTVRKLSYKESREFENLEKEISLLESEKYTLLEKLNGGEGSPEEFAQYGKRYNEIEKLIEEKTDRWLNLSELSEI; this is encoded by the coding sequence ATGAACTACCTCAGCGTCGAAACCCTGACCAAAACTTACGGAGAAAAAATCCTTTTTAAGGACATTTCTTTTGGTGTCGACAAAGGCCAGAAAGTAGCGCTGATAGCCCGCAACGGTACCGGAAAAACTACCTTGCTGAATATCCTGGCGGGCAAAGAAATACCGGAGGATGGAAAGGTGATCGTTCGCAATGATATAAGGATCACCTATTTAGAACAAAACCCGGACCTCGATCCGAACCTCTCCGTGATCAATTCACTGCTTAATTCCGACAATGAATTTATTCAGGCGATCAAAAACTATGAAAGCATTCTGGAAGAGATAAACATTCATAACAAGAGCAACTCAAAAGATTTAGAATTACTGACCAAACAGCTTGAGCAGACCATACAAAAAATGGATGGGCTGAGTGCCTGGGATTTTGAGACCAGGATCAACGAGGTGCTTTCGCGTTTAAAAATCTCCAATATAAAACAAAATGTCGGCGAATTATCGGGCGGGCAACGCAAAAGGCTTGCCTTGGCCAAAGCGCTTATTGAAGATACCGACCTGATGATACTCGATGAGCCCACCAACCACCTTGACATTGAAATGATAGAATGGCTGGAGGAATACCTGTCGAAACAAAACCTCAGCATTATTCTGGTTACCCACGATCGTTATTTTCTGGATAATATCTGTGATGAGATAATTGAACTGGACTCTACAAACCTTTTTCGGTATAAGGGAAAATATTCATATTACCTCGAGAAAAAGGCTGAGCGGATGGAGATCGAAAAAACCGAACTGGAACGTGCCCGGAATCTTTACCGCAAGGAGCTGGAATGGATGAGGCGGATGCCACAGGCGAGGACCACCAAATCTAAAGCCCGTATTGAAGCTTTTTCAGGCTTGCAGCAAAAAGCCTCAAAACGAATAGAAACAGAAAATCTGGACCTTCGCATAACGGAAACCAGGATAGGTGGCAAAATTCTTGAAATGCATAATGTTACCAAATCCTTCGGAGATTTTTTGGCTGTCGATGATTTTACCTATACCTTTAAAAAAGGAGAACACATAGGTGTTTGCGGAAAGAACGGCGTTGGTAAAACTACGTTAATCAATATGATCACCGGAAATCTCAGGCAGGATAAAGGTAAAATATCTATAGGCCAGACGGTGGTTTTCGGTTATTTTTCACAGGAGCCCATACAACTGAAAGAAGACAGAAGGGTGCTCGATGCCGTGAAAGATGTTGCGGAATATGTTAAAATGGGCAAAAACGAAATGTCGGCCTCTCAGTTTCTAAATTATTTTGGCTTTACGCACAGTGTTCAGTATGGTTATGTTTCCACCCTGAGCGGCGGAGAACGGAGAAGGTTGCAACTGCTTATGGTTCTTATCAAAAACCCCAATTTTCTCATCCTTGACGAACCGACTAACGACCTGGACATTCAGACATTAAATGCGCTTGAGGATTTTCTTATTGATTTTAAAGGATGCCTTATTATAATTTCGCACGACCGCTATTTTCTTGATAATCTTACCGATCATCTGTTTGTTTTTGAAGGCGGTGGCAGGATAAAAGATTTTCCCGGAAATTATACCGAATACGCGTTACTGAAAAAGAAGGCAGCGGAGAAAAAAAAGAGGATAGATAAGCCTAAATTGAATCGGGTAAAACCCGTAATTGTCGAAAAGACAGTTAGGAAGCTTTCATATAAAGAATCCCGGGAATTTGAAAATCTTGAAAAAGAGATCAGTTTGCTGGAATCTGAAAAATACACTTTGCTTGAGAAGTTGAACGGGGGAGAAGGAAGTCCTGAAGAATTTGCCCAATATGGTAAACGCTATAATGAGATCGAAAAACTTATAGAAGAGAAAACAGACCGGTGGCTCAATCTGTCTGAACTTTCGGAAATATGA
- a CDS encoding DUF1566 domain-containing protein — MRKIFTVLAAVIIAASAFAQSPEKMSYQAVIRDSSDALVTNTQVGMQISILQGSPTGTVVYSETQTPITNANGLVSIEIGGGAGFSGINWAGDTYYIKTETDPAGGTNYTITGVSQLLSVPYALHAKTAESITGTITETDPIFGASVAAGINSSDITNWNNKLDTEVDGSVTNEIQVLSISHDTVFLSSGGFIKLPAGFDGQYNSLTGTPTNVSTFTNDAGYLTTEVDGSVSNEIQVLSISHDTVFLSNGGFVKLPAGFDGQYSSLTGAPSNLSAFTNDVGYLTSYSETDQLWTASPSFGITNTDITNWSTSYGWGNHATAGYLTSFSELDTMIWKRNSSNIYFNTGNVGIGTNSPSNALSVIGSADFSTSVITPAIMPLTGEGTVLTISTNSVSSNTNVGDMIIKGGDNNGPKNSSGRAGDISITGGTFNVPFPTNPATSRAGNVNISGGASPTGSGIVGVGGNVTLTGGSVGASGTNGIGGSITLVAGSGNQGGNINITAGTGAGTGKVYIQGGTSTFGSQPGHVIISGGDKTGGIYGSVIFKTATTQQAVIDATGNVGIGTATPAYKLDVIGDVNVSGAYRVNGTALATVSTTGSYSDLINQPTTVSSFTNDAGYLTSFTEIDGSVTNELQNLTDVLSTGSDAGNNSIVNVSQQGIGTSIPDASAALDVTSTSKGFLPPRMTTAQMATISSPAEGLMIYNTDYKLPFFYDGTDWRKIDGTIVLYVGKSYQGGIIAYILQVGDPGYIEGETHGLIVAPTYQSSSIRWYNGSYFTTGATATALGTGMANTNTIISQQGATSTSYAAGIARAYNGGGYNDWYLPSKDELNKLYALKVLGLGGFSEWAFWSSSEYTGTPYGYNAWYQGFYNGAQSNTSKSYTGAVRAVRSF; from the coding sequence ATGAGAAAAATATTCACAGTTTTAGCGGCCGTTATAATAGCTGCAAGTGCATTCGCACAATCACCCGAAAAAATGAGTTATCAGGCAGTAATCCGCGACAGCAGTGATGCCTTGGTAACCAACACGCAGGTTGGAATGCAAATAAGTATTTTGCAGGGTTCACCTACTGGAACTGTTGTTTATTCTGAAACACAAACTCCAATAACCAATGCCAACGGATTGGTAAGCATTGAAATAGGTGGTGGCGCAGGTTTTAGTGGCATTAATTGGGCAGGAGATACTTATTACATAAAAACTGAAACAGACCCTGCCGGAGGAACCAATTACACGATTACGGGAGTAAGCCAACTGCTAAGCGTCCCCTATGCCTTGCATGCTAAAACTGCGGAAAGTATAACAGGAACAATTACGGAAACCGATCCAATCTTTGGTGCATCTGTAGCAGCTGGTATTAATTCCTCAGATATCACCAATTGGAATAACAAATTGGATACAGAAGTGGACGGCTCAGTAACCAATGAAATCCAGGTGTTGAGCATTAGCCATGATACTGTTTTTTTAAGCAGTGGCGGATTTATAAAACTGCCAGCCGGTTTTGACGGCCAGTATAACAGTCTAACAGGAACGCCCACCAATGTGAGCACATTTACAAATGATGCAGGATATCTTACAACCGAAGTGGACGGTTCAGTAAGCAACGAAATTCAGGTGTTGAGCATTAGCCATGATACTGTTTTTTTAAGCAATGGCGGATTTGTAAAACTGCCAGCAGGATTTGACGGACAGTACAGCAGTTTAACCGGGGCGCCATCCAATTTAAGTGCATTTACAAACGATGTTGGTTATCTGACAAGTTATAGTGAAACAGACCAATTATGGACAGCCAGCCCATCATTCGGAATTACAAATACAGATATTACAAATTGGTCTACATCTTATGGTTGGGGAAATCATGCAACAGCAGGATACCTGACAAGTTTTTCGGAGCTGGATACTATGATATGGAAAAGGAATAGCAGCAATATTTATTTTAATACCGGTAATGTTGGTATTGGTACAAATTCACCAAGTAATGCTCTTTCGGTTATTGGCAGTGCAGATTTTTCAACTTCCGTTATAACTCCAGCAATAATGCCATTGACTGGAGAAGGGACAGTACTGACGATCAGTACTAATTCTGTGTCAAGCAATACCAATGTTGGGGATATGATTATTAAAGGAGGCGATAATAATGGCCCTAAAAATAGTTCTGGAAGAGCAGGTGATATCTCTATCACCGGTGGAACATTTAATGTTCCGTTCCCTACTAATCCAGCAACCTCTCGCGCAGGAAATGTTAATATTTCTGGCGGTGCGAGTCCTACAGGCAGTGGAATTGTTGGTGTTGGTGGTAATGTAACATTGACTGGTGGTTCAGTTGGGGCTAGCGGTACAAATGGTATTGGAGGGTCAATCACTTTAGTGGCTGGTTCAGGAAATCAAGGTGGAAACATAAATATAACTGCAGGTACTGGGGCAGGTACTGGTAAAGTATACATACAAGGTGGTACAAGTACATTTGGATCGCAGCCTGGCCATGTGATAATATCTGGTGGAGATAAAACGGGTGGAATCTATGGCTCCGTAATTTTCAAAACTGCGACTACCCAGCAAGCAGTTATAGACGCGACTGGAAATGTTGGTATTGGTACAGCAACACCGGCTTACAAATTGGATGTTATTGGAGATGTAAATGTTTCAGGTGCATACCGGGTTAATGGGACTGCACTTGCAACAGTTTCAACTACGGGCAGTTATTCCGATTTAATAAACCAGCCAACGACTGTCAGTTCATTCACAAATGATGCCGGTTATCTGACTTCTTTTACTGAAATTGATGGTTCGGTTACTAACGAGTTGCAAAATCTTACTGATGTTCTTTCTACCGGTAGCGATGCTGGAAATAATTCTATTGTGAATGTTTCTCAACAAGGTATAGGAACTTCTATTCCAGATGCATCTGCCGCACTTGATGTTACAAGTACTTCTAAGGGTTTTTTACCTCCAAGAATGACAACAGCTCAAATGGCGACAATTTCTAGCCCTGCTGAAGGGTTAATGATTTATAATACTGATTACAAACTTCCATTTTTTTATGACGGAACGGATTGGCGGAAAATTGATGGTACCATTGTTTTGTATGTTGGAAAGAGCTATCAGGGAGGGATCATAGCTTATATCTTACAAGTTGGAGATCCCGGTTATATTGAAGGAGAAACACATGGATTAATAGTAGCACCAACCTATCAATCAAGTAGTATAAGATGGTACAATGGAAGTTATTTTACCACTGGCGCTACAGCAACAGCACTGGGTACAGGAATGGCTAATACTAATACAATTATTAGTCAGCAAGGAGCGACTTCAACTTCTTATGCCGCAGGAATAGCACGTGCCTATAATGGAGGAGGTTATAATGACTGGTACTTACCAAGTAAAGATGAATTAAACAAACTTTATGCTTTAAAAGTTCTTGGACTTGGCGGATTTTCAGAATGGGCATTTTGGAGTTCGTCAGAATATACCGGCACTCCTTATGGTTACAATGCTTGGTATCAAGGATTCTACAATGGGGCACAAAGCAATACCAGTAAAAGTTATACGGGAGCAGTAAGAGCGGTACGTTCTTTTTAA
- a CDS encoding T9SS type A sorting domain-containing protein, whose product MPFNLLLTAGYKWSEKPLNPLKAANPTADYLTLEVNDIEPSTLNFQLYDLQGKLLLSQIITDKKTSIVISNLLPASYFVKVFQANKEKKTFKIIKTD is encoded by the coding sequence ATGCCATTTAACTTATTACTGACCGCAGGATACAAATGGTCAGAAAAGCCATTGAACCCATTGAAGGCAGCAAACCCGACTGCAGATTATCTTACATTGGAAGTTAATGACATTGAACCTTCAACTTTGAACTTCCAACTATATGATTTGCAGGGGAAACTTTTACTAAGCCAAATAATTACTGATAAAAAGACCAGCATTGTTATAAGTAACCTTTTACCGGCAAGTTATTTCGTAAAAGTATTTCAGGCAAATAAAGAAAAAAAAACATTTAAAATTATTAAAACTGATTAA
- the tpx gene encoding thiol peroxidase, whose protein sequence is MEKHSGIITFGGNPMTLLGALAKEGEKAKDFTVLGNDLKPYKLSDYNGKIRIISVVPSVDTGVCAAQTRRFNEEAAKLDNVVILTISCDLPFALGRFCAAEGIDKVITLSDHKETDFGIKYGFLIDELRLLSRGIVIVDEKGIIRYVEYVGEITNHPDYIKALDALKSI, encoded by the coding sequence ATGGAAAAACATTCAGGAATAATAACATTTGGTGGAAATCCGATGACACTACTTGGTGCTTTGGCAAAAGAAGGTGAAAAAGCAAAAGATTTTACTGTATTAGGCAATGATTTAAAGCCGTACAAATTGAGTGATTATAATGGTAAAATCCGCATTATCTCGGTGGTCCCTTCTGTTGACACGGGAGTGTGCGCAGCACAAACAAGAAGATTCAACGAAGAAGCAGCAAAACTTGACAATGTGGTGATTCTTACCATATCCTGTGATCTACCTTTCGCTTTAGGCAGGTTCTGTGCTGCCGAAGGAATTGACAAAGTGATAACTCTTTCCGATCATAAGGAAACGGATTTTGGAATAAAATACGGCTTTTTGATTGATGAGCTCCGCCTGTTGTCACGCGGAATAGTAATAGTTGATGAAAAAGGAATTATTCGTTATGTTGAATATGTTGGGGAAATCACAAACCACCCTGATTATATCAAAGCTTTGGATGCTCTGAAAAGCATTTAA
- a CDS encoding menaquinone biosynthesis decarboxylase, which produces MPYKNLSEFIAVLEKQNELHRIKEFISPKLEISEISDRVVKSGGKALLFENTGTDFPLLINAFGSEKRMCLALGIENLDEIKGRIDALFKNALTSGKSLTEKLHKLSLLREISSWMPKTISGKGKCQEKIMPSPDITKLPVLTCWPHDGGPFITLPVVHTQDPVSGMRNVGMYRMQVFSACKTAMHWHLHKNSARHFHEYKKLKKKMPVSVTLGGDPIYTYVATAPLPDNMDEYLLAGFLRKKRVKLVKCLTNELYVPEDVDFVIEGYIDPEEELITEGPFGDHTGFYSLPEPFPVFHITCITHRKDAIYPATIVGIPPMEDAWLGKATERIFTSPIKYALQPEIIDIHMPVEGVFHNLVLVKIKNIYQGIAQKIINGLWGAGQMMFSKIIIVLDENADIFNYPEVVKAISENVNISSDIIFSKGPADILDHSAKNYAFQGKIGIDATVKKDSSLITPSINKENLSKIFDEIVKLNDTLLHQNINAVIISYKKSKPNHTRILAEKLITENILLNIQSCFFLDFNVEVDDLSETLWLLLNNIDPARDIFIISNTLCFDGTRKTKELDNFQRPWPNVIVMDDETIKTIDNKWEKLGLDKFSPSPSLKYKKLLWPGKAEAE; this is translated from the coding sequence ATGCCATATAAAAACCTCTCTGAATTCATAGCTGTACTTGAAAAACAAAATGAACTCCACCGTATCAAAGAATTTATTTCGCCGAAACTTGAAATCAGCGAGATAAGCGATAGGGTTGTAAAATCAGGCGGCAAAGCACTATTGTTTGAAAATACAGGAACGGATTTTCCTCTGTTAATCAATGCTTTTGGTTCTGAAAAAAGAATGTGCCTTGCTCTGGGTATTGAAAATCTTGACGAAATCAAAGGAAGAATAGATGCACTTTTTAAAAATGCATTGACTTCGGGAAAATCGCTTACAGAAAAACTTCATAAACTGTCGTTGTTAAGAGAGATTTCATCCTGGATGCCTAAAACCATAAGTGGAAAAGGTAAGTGTCAAGAGAAAATAATGCCTTCACCGGACATTACAAAACTTCCCGTATTGACCTGCTGGCCTCACGACGGCGGCCCTTTTATCACCCTTCCGGTGGTTCACACTCAAGACCCCGTTTCGGGTATGCGCAACGTAGGGATGTACAGAATGCAAGTATTTTCAGCTTGTAAAACAGCCATGCACTGGCACTTACATAAAAATTCAGCACGCCATTTTCATGAGTATAAAAAACTGAAGAAAAAAATGCCTGTGAGCGTTACCCTTGGTGGAGATCCTATTTATACTTATGTGGCAACCGCTCCCTTACCTGATAATATGGATGAGTACCTGCTGGCTGGCTTCTTACGAAAAAAGCGAGTTAAATTAGTTAAATGCCTTACTAATGAGTTGTATGTACCCGAAGATGTTGATTTTGTAATTGAAGGATATATTGACCCAGAGGAAGAACTAATTACAGAAGGCCCCTTTGGCGACCACACCGGATTTTATTCTTTGCCAGAACCTTTTCCTGTATTTCATATTACATGTATTACTCACCGCAAAGATGCCATTTATCCGGCCACAATTGTCGGCATACCGCCCATGGAAGACGCCTGGTTGGGAAAAGCCACAGAGCGAATATTCACCAGCCCGATAAAATATGCCTTACAGCCCGAAATAATTGATATTCATATGCCTGTGGAAGGCGTTTTTCACAATCTGGTTTTGGTAAAAATTAAAAATATCTATCAAGGTATTGCACAAAAAATTATTAACGGACTTTGGGGCGCCGGACAAATGATGTTTTCTAAAATTATCATTGTGCTGGATGAAAACGCTGACATCTTCAATTATCCTGAAGTAGTAAAAGCTATATCGGAAAATGTGAATATTAGTTCAGATATCATTTTTTCAAAAGGCCCTGCCGATATTCTCGACCATTCGGCAAAAAATTATGCCTTTCAAGGAAAAATAGGAATTGACGCAACTGTTAAAAAAGACAGTTCGCTAATAACACCTTCCATTAACAAAGAAAACCTTTCAAAGATTTTTGATGAAATCGTTAAATTAAACGACACACTGCTCCACCAAAATATTAATGCAGTCATTATTTCCTATAAAAAGAGCAAGCCAAACCATACCCGAATACTCGCCGAAAAACTGATTACAGAAAATATTTTGTTGAATATTCAATCCTGTTTTTTTCTTGACTTCAATGTGGAGGTGGATGACCTCAGCGAAACCTTATGGTTACTTCTGAATAATATTGATCCGGCAAGAGATATTTTTATTATAAGCAATACGCTATGTTTTGATGGCACCCGAAAAACCAAGGAACTGGATAATTTTCAGCGGCCCTGGCCAAATGTAATTGTGATGGATGATGAAACCATAAAAACGATAGATAACAAATGGGAAAAACTTGGTTTAGATAAATTTAGCCCCTCACCTTCTTTAAAATACAAAAAACTATTATGGCCCGGGAAAGCGGAAGCGGAATAA